In the genome of Cryptomeria japonica chromosome 8, Sugi_1.0, whole genome shotgun sequence, one region contains:
- the LOC131037911 gene encoding receptor-like protein EIX2 — MSVGSGTVLIWIIMLQAHFTFSAACLKHERKYLLDFKAGLNLSSGRLSSWQGFNCCEWEGFSCDYHTSHVIRLDLSNDYDYWHYHQLSGELHPYLFNLRHLQHLDLARNDFKGISIPPLLSKLERLSFLSLSSAGFGGDVPLELANMSSLRHLDLGNSERHMFRSSKFGVWVGNLRNLEFLDMTEVNLTMASEHWGEAFSGLANLTQIHLYWCELSGNIPDLSNLTRLSHLDLSGNSFPFELPTWFENVSSLVSLDLDHCDLNGSIPSNFMPRSKLRVLSIGNNNWKGKLAFFLNHSSSLVAMYLNYCNLGRVISPVITHFSKLETLYLGWNSLQGGTIPDSILKLSRLKLLSFSSSGLIGNISLQLFNNLTHLQELDLSENQLHINISTSWVPQFADLEQLVLGSCNIEGNFPPFLSQLFQLQVLDLSDNSIVGNLPSCRPGI, encoded by the exons ATGTCTGTGGGTTCTGGAACTGTGTTGATATGGATAATAATGCTGCAAGCTCATTTCACATTTTCAGCAGCATGTTTAAAACATGAGAGAAAATACTTGCTGGATTTCAAGGCCGGTCTTAATCTTTCCTCAGGTCGCTTATCCTCTTGGCAGGGATTCAATTGTTGCGAGTGGGAGGGTTTTTCCTGTGATTATCATACATCCCATGTCATTCGCCTTGACTTAagtaatgattatgattattggcaCTACCACCAGTTGAGTGGGGAGCTTCATCCATATCTGTTTAACCTGCGCCATCTACAACACTTGGATCTCGCTAGGAATGACTTCAAAGGTATTTCTATTCCTCCCTTACTGTCAAAACTGGAGAGGCTTTCATTTCTTAGCTTGTCAAGTGCTGGATTTGGGGGCGACGTCCCTTTGGAGTTGGCAAATATGTCAAGCTTGCGTCATTTGGATTTGGGAAATAGTGAGCGACATATGTTTAGGAGTAGTAAGTTTGGTGTATGGGTAGGAAACCTAAGAAACCTGGAATTCTTGGATATGACTGAAGTGAACCTGACAATGGCTTCTGAGCACTGGGGCGAGGCCTTTAGCGGTCTTGCCAATCTTACCCAGATTCACCTGTATTGGTGTGAGCTCTCAGGTAATATTCCAGATCTCTCAAACCTCACCCGCTTATCACATTTAGATTTAAGTGGTAACTCATTCCCGTTTGAACTACCCACCTGGTTTGAGAATGTGTCCTCATTGGTTTCACTTGATCTCGACCACTGTGATCTTAACGGTTCCATCCCTTCCAATTTCATGCCCCGTTCAAAATTGAGAGTTCTCAGTATTGGAAATAATAACTGGAAAGGAAAGCTAGCTTTCTTTCTAAACCACTCTTCCTCCCTTGTTGCGATGTACCTCAACTATTGCAATTTAGGACGAGTGATATCACCCGTCATTACACATTTTTCAAAACTTGAGACCTTGTATCTCGGATGGAACAGTCTCCAAGGAG GAACAATTCCAGATAGCATTTTAAAGTTGTCCAGATTAAAATTATTGTCATTTTCTTCCAGCGGATTAATAGGCAACATTTCACTTCAGCTTTTCAACAATCTCACTCACCTTCAAGAACTGGACCTTTCTGAAAATCAGCTTCACATTAACATCTCTACTAGCTGGGTTCCTCAGTTTGCCGACCTGGAGCAGCTTGTTTTGGGGTCTTGCAATATAGAAGGCAACTTTCCTCCATTTTTGTCCCAGCTTTTTCAATTGCAAGTGCTAGATCTTTCAGATAACAGCATTGTGGGAAATCTACCTTCatgcaggcctggaatttga